AATGGTGATGCCTGGAGATAATGTGTCGGTGACGGTTACGTTGATTAACCCCATCGCCATGGAAGAAGGACTGCGTTTCGCCATTCGCGAAGGTGGCCGCACTGTTGGCGCCGGCGTCGTCTCTAAAATTATCGAATAAGCAGGGTAGCGGTGAGCGCAGGCAGCACCCGGCAAATTGTCGGAATGCTGAGTGCTCCATCACTGTGAAGGAGCGTAGCTCAATTGGTAGAGCGCCGGTCTCCAAAACCGGAGGTTGTGGGTTCGAGACCCTCCGCTCCTGCCAGTTAGAGGCCAGTTAAGAGATTGGTTCGTAAGCATTCGCCGAGTTTGGCAAAAAGGTTTGGGTATAGGTTCAGGGTGCATGATGGCAAAAACATCACCGTTTCAGTTTATTCAGCAAGTACGCCAGGAGGTGAGCAAAGTCACCTGGCCGTCTCGCAAGGAAACGACGATTACAACAGTGATGGTGTTCATCATGGTGATTGTGGCGGCGGTATTTTTTCTCATTGTTGATCAGGCATTATCCGTTCTGATCAAGGCAGTCCTGGGTTTGGGCATTTAGAGTAGGAAGAACAAGGCACTATGGCGCAGCATTGGTACGTCATTCACGTATATTCGGGCTTTGAGAAAAAAGTATCCGAATCCATTCGCGAGCAAGCGGATCAAAAGGACATGGGCGACATGTTCGAAGAGATCCTTGTGCCTGTGGAAGAAGTGGTTGAAATGCGCCGCGGGGCAAAGGTTTCCGCAGAGCGTAAGTTCTTCCCGGGTTATGTGCTGGTGAAGATGGAAATGACCGATGACTCGTGGCATCTGGTCAAGGAAACATCGAAGGTAACCGGTTTTCTGGGCAGTGGTAACAGGCCAAGCCCGGTTCCCCAAAGGGAAGTCGATCAAATTGTGCGCCAGGTCCAAGAAGGGATCGAGCGGCCAAAACCGTCGGTCACTTTCGAGATCGGCGAACAGGTTCGGGTTTGCGATGGGCCATTCCAGTCTTTCTCTGGTCTGGTGGAAGAAGTTGATGAAGAACGCGCCCGTCTTAAGGTCGCGGTTTCAATCTTTGGCCGGGCAACACCGGTTGAACTTGAATATTCTCAGGTCGAAAAGGGCTGAGGATTGGAATTTAGACCCGGGAACGCATTTTCGTTTTCGGTATCGTGCGGGAGGTTTGCCTTTGAAGACCAGAAGGCGCCGCACCGCGCACCCCTTGGGGGTTGGCATGATGCCAGCGTCCAAACCTTGAAAGGGTAGAGAATGGCAAAGAAAATACAGGGCTATATCAAGCTCCAGGTACCGGCCGGTCAGGCTAATCCGTCGCCCCCAATTGGGCCAGCGCTGGGCCAGCAGGGTGTCAATATTATGGAATTCTGTAAGGCGTTTAACGCCCAGTGCCAGGCTGATAAATTAGAGCCGGGCATGCCAATTCCTGTGGTCATTTCGGTTTATGTCGATCGCAGTTTTTCTTTTACAACCAAGACGCCACCGGCAAGCTTCTTTCTCAAGAAAGCAGCAAAGCTTACCAAGGGTTCAGGAGAGGCGGGCAAAGTCGTTGCTGGCCAGGTCTCTATGGCTCAGGTGCGCGAGATTGCGGAAAAGAAAATGGTGGACCTTAACGCGAACGATTTAGATCAGGCAGCAAAGATCATTGCCGGTACGGCGCGGTCCATGGGCCTTGAGGTTGTAGGATAAGATTATGGCAAAGCTTGGAAAACGGACGAAGAAGGCCCAAGAGGGCATTGACCGGGACGCATTTTATAACGTCGATGAAGCGGTTAAGTTGGTAAAGGAACACGCAACAGCCAAGTTTGATGAGACCGTCGAATTCTCCATCAATCTGAATGTTGATCCGCGTCATGCAGATCAAATGGTTCGTGGCGTTATTGCCCTGCCCCATGGCACCGGCAAGACGCTTAAAGTTGCGGTGTTTGCCAAAGGTGACAAGATCAAAGAGGCAGAAGATGCCGGTGCCGATGTCGTTGGTGGCGATGATCTGGCTGAACAGGTCCAGAGCGGCAAGATCGAATTTGATCGCTGCATTGCAACCCCTGACATGATGGGTGTTGTTGGACGGCTGGGCAAAGTTTTAGGCCCCCGTGGTCTGATGCCAAACCCAAAGCTGGGGACTGTGACGCAAGATGTTGCCAAGGCCGTGGCTGCCGTCAAAGGTGGGCAAGTTGAATTTCGGGCCGAAAAGGCCGGTGTTGTTCATGGCATCGTTGGCAAGGCA
The DNA window shown above is from Rhodospirillales bacterium and carries:
- the tuf gene encoding elongation factor Tu (EF-Tu; promotes GTP-dependent binding of aminoacyl-tRNA to the A-site of ribosomes during protein biosynthesis; when the tRNA anticodon matches the mRNA codon, GTP hydrolysis results; the inactive EF-Tu-GDP leaves the ribosome and release of GDP is promoted by elongation factor Ts; many prokaryotes have two copies of the gene encoding EF-Tu) — translated: MVMPGDNVSVTVTLINPIAMEEGLRFAIREGGRTVGAGVVSKIIE
- the secE gene encoding preprotein translocase subunit SecE, with the translated sequence MAKTSPFQFIQQVRQEVSKVTWPSRKETTITTVMVFIMVIVAAVFFLIVDQALSVLIKAVLGLGI
- the nusG gene encoding transcription termination/antitermination protein NusG, with protein sequence MAQHWYVIHVYSGFEKKVSESIREQADQKDMGDMFEEILVPVEEVVEMRRGAKVSAERKFFPGYVLVKMEMTDDSWHLVKETSKVTGFLGSGNRPSPVPQREVDQIVRQVQEGIERPKPSVTFEIGEQVRVCDGPFQSFSGLVEEVDEERARLKVAVSIFGRATPVELEYSQVEKG
- the rplK gene encoding 50S ribosomal protein L11; the protein is MAKKIQGYIKLQVPAGQANPSPPIGPALGQQGVNIMEFCKAFNAQCQADKLEPGMPIPVVISVYVDRSFSFTTKTPPASFFLKKAAKLTKGSGEAGKVVAGQVSMAQVREIAEKKMVDLNANDLDQAAKIIAGTARSMGLEVVG
- the rplA gene encoding 50S ribosomal protein L1; translated protein: MAKLGKRTKKAQEGIDRDAFYNVDEAVKLVKEHATAKFDETVEFSINLNVDPRHADQMVRGVIALPHGTGKTLKVAVFAKGDKIKEAEDAGADVVGGDDLAEQVQSGKIEFDRCIATPDMMGVVGRLGKVLGPRGLMPNPKLGTVTQDVAKAVAAVKGGQVEFRAEKAGVVHGIVGKASFGQDALETNVRTFYDAIIKARPTGVKGVYVKKATLSSTMGPGLTLELTTLGESQD